A portion of the Fulvia fulva chromosome 1, complete sequence genome contains these proteins:
- a CDS encoding Multidrug resistance protein fnx1 produces MTTCVQPRGSLLKVGDGRAVPLKAAQKLIDPFVFVPISKSEAARGRGSAKRVVRAHVTRVQHAHSKQFAGVDLQSWTVDPCVPKESITSRRKPRRPPIKSIAAVDKACSSSGSSVGSEELLPTIPRMVDNGVEDPFWTIGVDYKPEIAPILAHYIQNIAVDIPDLDGPHEKGLLRRSLFPMCMTEAAAMYAILLMGASHYCVVNPTKGKLIDLLALKARALNEINASLADPEKAVTDAMIMAVAKLAAYESIFGDTTVFAAHMRGLQQMVKLRGGLSTLGLNGLLERMVVWIDLNACHLTGMAAHLGTEDLPTTEERNTKETQVQKLRTLGPVYRAATSANDDPCTWTCSRAQNISATNTLTRTAMSPKKRDNLRTLEPNPIDERSLLLGNDQEEDDLEAQAEQERREYDAGHAPVAEEPSTRKLLLTMGSLWLTSFFAALDTSVVATLSGPISSSFNSGTSFSWIASGYLVANAACQPLSGKLTDIYGRRAGLIFAVTFFVAGTLMCGLAQNDKMMIAGRVIAGMGGGCINTVSVFVASDLIPLRRRGVWQGIGNIVFGAGLGLGGVYGGFINDNLNWRYAFFIQIPFIVVGGIVGVFSIKVPINESDKAKIQRVDFLGAFTLVGALVLLLLGLNSGGNTVPWNHPLVYVSLPLSLAFLLSFIYVEDRIASEPIIPIRLLANRSVLAACLTNWFMTMSVFSLMYYGPIFFQVVRDVSATQAGTLFVPQAIGMACGSLGSGIIMRWTGKYWWLNILVQLLNVAAGSLILAFFDRNVPTIPPFIFLAMGGLAYGSMLTITLIALISAVDHKYQAVITSASYAFRSTGSSIGITIASAVFQNLLRSLLWERFGDQPDARDRIRHIRDDASSIRDLPKSWRDGVIESYVGVLRGVWVVVLGFAVVTAFVSIFIKQHTLYSNLGRK; encoded by the exons ATGACTACTTGCGTTCAGCCACGGGGTTCTCTCTTGAAAGTAGGAGATGGACGAGCTGTACCATTAAAGGCCGCCCAGAAACTGATCGACCCATTTGTATTCGTGCCGATATCGAAGTCGGAGGCCGCAAGGGGCAGAGGGAGCGCGAAGAGAGTGGTTCGTGCTCATGTCACACGTGTGCAACATGCCCATTCGAAACAGTTCGCTGGAGTCGACCTACAAAGCTGGACGGTCGATCCATGTGTGCCAAAGGAGTCTATCACGTCTCGAAGGAAACCAAGGCGGCCTCCGATCAAGAGCATTGCTGCAGTCGACAAGGCATGCTCTTCCTCAGGCTCTTCGGTTGGATCCGAGGAGCTCTTACCCACTATACCGCGGATGGTCGACAATGGTGTAGAAGACCCATTCTGGACGATTGGCGTGGACTACAAGCCAGAGATCGCACCCATATTAGCACACT ACATCCAGAACATTGCTGTCGACATACCAGATCTGGACGGACCCCATGAGAAAGGACTGCTGAGAAGATCGCTCTTTCCAATGTGCATGACGGAAGCTGCTGCGATGTACGCCATTCTGCTAATGGGTGCGTCTCATTACTGCGTGGTCAACCCCACAAAAGGAAAGCTCATCGATCTGCTCGCACTGAAAGCACGAGCGCTGAACGAGATCAATGCTTCCTTAGCAGATCCCGAAAAAGCGGTCACCGATGCCATGATCATGGCAGTAGCAAAGCTCGCGGCGTATGAGTCGATCTTTGGAGACACTACTGTTTTTGCAGCTCACATGCGAGGTCTGCAGCAGATGGTCAAGCTGCGTGGAGGGTTGTCGACACTTGGGTTAAACGGCCTGCTGGAGCGGATGGTTGTTTGGATCGATCTCAATGCATGCCATCTTACTGGGATGGCGGCCCATCTTGGCACAGAAGACTTACCCACGACG GAAGAGCGCAATACAAAAGAGACGCAGGTGCAGAAACTACGAACTCTCGGCCCGGTCTACCGAGCGGCTACTTCGGCCAACGATGATCCTTGCACCTGGACCTGCTCACGCGCGCAGAACATCTCCGCTACAAACACTCTCACCAGAACAGCCATGTCGCCCAAGAAGAGGGACAACCTCAGAACCTTGGAGCCAAATCCAATAGACGAGAGATCACTTCTGCTCGGCAATGACCAGGAGGAAGATGACCTCGAAGCGCAGGCCGAGCAAGAACGGCGAGAGTATGACGCCGGCCACGCACCAGTCGCCGAAGAGCCCAGCACCAGGAAGCTGCTGTTGACGATGGGCTCCCTCTGGCTAACCAGCTTCTTCGCCGCACTGGACACCTCGGTCGTGGCAACGCTGTCTGGACCTATCAGTTCATCATTCAACTCTGGCACATCGTTTTCATGGATTGCGTCCGGCTATCTGGTGGCCAATGCAGCTTGTCAGCCACTCTCTGGCAAGCTGACGGACATTTATGGACGTCGGGCTGGCCTTATATTTGCTGTCACTTTCTTCGTTGCTGGCACCTTGATGTGCGGACTCGCGCAGAACGACAAGATGATGATCGCGGGACGAGTCATCGCTGGCATGGGCGGTGGTTGCATCAACACTGTCTCCGTCTTTGTTGCTTCTGATCTGATACCTCTTCGCCGTAGAGGTGTGTGGCAAGGGATTGGTAACATCGTATTCGGCGCTGGCCTTGGTCTAGGTGGAGTCTATGGAGGCT TCATCAACGACAACCTCAACTGGAGGTACGCCTTCTTCATACAGATACCTTTCATCGTGGTGGGAGGCATAGTCGGCGTCTTTTCGATCAAG GTTCCCATCAACGAGTCAGACAAAGCTAAGATCCAACGAGTAGACTTCCTGGGTGCTTTCACTCTAGTTGGAGCTCTGGTCCTGCTCCTCCTTGGGCTCAACAGTGGAGGTAACACTGTCCCGTGGAACCATCCGCTAGTCTATGTTTCTCTGCCGTTGAGTCTGGCGTTTCTCCTCTCATTTATATATGTCGAAGATCGAATCGCTTCGGAGCCGATCATCCCGATCAGGTTGCTGGCCAACAGAAGTGTCCTGGCAGCGTGCTTGACAAACTGGTTTATGACCATG TCCGTCTTTAGCTTGATGTACTATGGTCCGATCTTCTTCCAGGTCGTACGAGATGTATCAGCGACTCAAGCAGGAACACTCTTCGTTCCACAGGCCATCGGGATGGCATGTGGCTCACTTGGATCTGGTATAATCATGCGCTGGACTGGAAAGTATTGGTGGTTGAACATTCTGGTCCAGCTGCTGAATGTGGCGGCTGGCTCTCTTATACTGGCCTTTTTTGACCGGAATGTGCCCACTATACCACCTTTCATCTTCCTTGCTATGGGAGGTCttgcctacggctctatgCTTACGATCACACTCATCGCCTTGATCTCTGCCGTGGACCACAAATACCAGGCTGTCATCACCAGCGCCAGCTACGCTTTCAGATCAACAGGATCCTCCATTGGTATCACAATCGCAAGTGCCGTCTTCCAGAACTTACTGAGGTCGCTTCTTTGGGAGCGCTTTGGTGATCAGCCCGACGCGCGCGATCGAATCAGACACATTCGAGACGATGCAAGTAGCATACGAGATCTGCCAAAATCATGGCGAGATGGTGTCATTGAGTCATACGTCGGAGTACTTCGAGGAGTCTGGGTGGTTGTGCTCGGGTTCGCGGTCGTGACGGCATTCGTCAGCATCTTCATCAAGCAACACACCTTATACAGCAATCTCGGCCGCAAGTAG